The region GCAAGTAATCATGATGTTGTGacaggtgctgctgctctgtttttaaaattagtcACAACTAGTAAGAGCAGAAAAAGAACCTGCTCTACCTTACCGTATTGGATAAATCAAACAGTGACAACAAAGCACAGCACTCAAATCCCAAGTTCACAAAAAGAATTTACCCCATTGTTCCAGGGATATAGGGAGAGTAGTAATGCCTTTCAGTCAATAAGATGACAAGCTCAGTGCCCTCAACCAATAGGAACACGGGGGAACTAAAAGGAGGCCACATTCCAGTGCTCCACCCAATTCtacccaccccctccttcctgCCCTCACCTCCTCTCCCGGATCAGCAGGTTGGAAACGAAGTCTTTGGCCTGGGGGGAGACATGCTCAAAGGCCTCTTCGTCAAAATACCAGTTCACACTGAGAACGTTGTTCAGCGTCTGCGTGTCATCATCTCCCATGAAGGGGGACAGGCCGCTCAGCCTGATGgggacacaaaacacacattcagtGCTCAGGAGATCAAGGGGTGAGTGCTTGATGTTGTCGGTTGCAGTGGTGGCTGCCCGTTGGCTTATGGTTGGGGGTTGTCAGTcatggttgttgttgttgttttgtggcAGTGGAAGTCATGTCACATAGGGAATCTGGACCAATCAAGAGTACTTAGGTGACTCACAGCATGTAGGTGATGACCCCCACTGTCCACATGTCTGTGGGGAAGGACACAAAGTCAAAGTTCACAATCTCTGGTGCCAGAAACTCTGGAGTCCCGAATGAAACTCGAAGCTTCTCTCGTGGCTTATACCTgaggacagacaaacagaaaaacggAGGAATTCTGAGATTTGGAATGTAAAATCATAACATTAAGTATAAAGTACACTACATTAGagctgtaaaatatatatttgcgtattcaaaatacatattcaaaatataGCGGCGATCTGTTTAATTGCGCAAATGAGTTGATTTACATTTATACTCTGAAACAAAACATGTGTCTCTGGGAAAACCATGTAGATGTTAGGCAGCTTTTCCAGTCAATTCATCAATGCAGTTTTTGAACATGATTACTGACactaaatacacatacacatatgtcaGCATGCCCGCGCACTCACGTgcccgcgcacacacaaaaatgaaggGAGAGAAACACTACCTCCTGGCCAACCCAAAGTCAATAATCTTCACCTGGTGCCCACTGCGATTCACACAGAGGATGTTTTCTGGCTGCAGGTCATACAGTACAGAGAAACAGATTAGGAACTGTCATCATTTTAAtactaacactaacacacacactaacacacaaacacacacacacacgccatatGTATTCAGGTACAGGTAGCAGGTCTGTttgatacatacacacacacacacccatgcatatACTCAtatgcttgcacacacatagCTACTTACATTCACACATGGCCATGCAAGGTCTCACCTTCAGGTCCAGGTGCAGGACGTACATCTGGTGCATGTACTGAATCCCCTCACATATCTGCTTCACAAAAATCATGGCATCCAGCTCTGTGAGCGGAAAGCTCTCATCTAAGATCCTTTCAAACAGCTCACCGCCCTCCACACTGCACAAAACATACACAGAGTAAACCTAAATCTTACCTGTACCCCCAAAACAATCCCCTCCACACTAAAGACAGAAACCCTCACTAGACTCTCCCCTAAATCGTAGCCCTCATGATTAATCAATAGTGCAGATTCTTTATGAATATGTCTCATTAGATTTCATAGCAGAGCAGCAACCTGATATATACATAAAAGATtataacacagaaacacaatggcAGACAATGCAATGTGCACTGACTGCCAGGGAAAGAGCTGGAACCCCACAGGGTGGTAACATGATGACCTGGGACAGgcagtgcatctgtgtgtgaatgagttaaaatgaatataaatcagTTAGATCCTTTACATCCACTCTAGCACACAGTAGAAGATGTTAGATCTAGTCTGGCACACAGAAGACTCAAGTGTGATTCAGTTAGATCCATTAGATTCGGTCTGGCACGCAGAGAACTGAGTATGAATCAGTTAGATCCTTTATATCCACTCTAGCACACAGCAGACTGAGTTTTAAAAGATGTTAGATCCAACCTGCCACACAGAAGACTAAGTGTGATTCACTTAGATCCATCAGATCCAGCATTACTCACAACTCCAGGATCAGAACCACCTGGTTCTTGACCTCGTAGGCATCATACAGCTGGATGATGTTGGGGTGGCTCAGCTGGTTCATCACCTGTATCTCATTATGTGACATATCCTACCCatacagtgcatgcacacacgcacaaacacacacattcacacccacGCAGTTGAGTGGTGCAGGATACAGTTAAAAATGGACAGATATACTAAAGCACACAGATACAGGTGGCAGACCTGCTtcacacacattacatcatGTGTGTATAGATACAGGTAGCAGGTCTGTTTgatatacacatgcaaacacacacacacacacacattaaagccATATGTATGCAGGTAAGGTAGCAGGTCTGTTtgatactcacacgcacatacacacacacacacacattaaagccATATGTATGCAGGTACAGGTAGCAGGTCTGTTTgatgctcacacgcacatgcacacgcacacacgcacacacacacacacacacacacacacattaaggccATATGTGAACAGGTACAGGTAGCAGGTctgtttgatacacacacacacacacacacacacacacattaaggccATATGTATACAGATACAGGTAGTAGGtctgtttgacacacacacacacacacacacacattaaagtCATATGTATACAGGTGCAGGTAGCAGGTCTGTTTCACACTCACAGACGCCTTCTCTTTTGCACTTCGTGTTATCACGATTTTTGCTGCCAGCGTCAGCCCAGATGTTTTCTCTGTACAGCTGTGCACTGTGCCAAATCGACCCCTAAAAGAGCAGAGCAACATCAGGATCACCCGGAGTGGTACAATTGCTCTGTAAATTCCTTCTGTACTCCTATAATCATTTCAGAACCATTCAAACATCTTTATTTAGTAAATGGAGTGAAGTGTGCTTGCTCACCACTGAAAAACACTGTACTCTGACCAGTACTCCACACAGCTGGCCTCAGGTCCAGAGTACAGAGCTCTGGCCACTATTTCCCTGAATAAGGGGAAGGGCTAGTATTCCAGATATTAGGGCTGCTGTTGGTAGTGTGTGAGGACCACAGGACTATGATCAGTGaacagaatttgtttttaaacctgACAAAACCGTACAAGCTAAGgacaaacaaatcaaataacTTCTGTATTCATCCTTTCAACGAATCTGAAAGGATGGATTTGGGAGCTGTCAGTGAAACATCATTGGCTCAAGCAGAGCTGGAAAAGCATCTGCCTTTGAGtgccctctcccaccccctgtGGGTGCGTCTCTTACCCCCCCAGGATCTCCTGAGTGTTGATGATATAAGCGTCGTGGGGTTGGCTGGGTCGCACGGTCACCACACgatgggggaagggggcagggtgaggggggTCATCATctaaaggaaggaaagaaaccCAATGTCAGGGAGCAATACTCTCCAATCTCTCCACCAGGGGCAGTGTTTCCACACATCCAGCAGTATTTATCCATGCCAGGAGCAGTCATTACTCTCAAAACTACTACTTCACAACTGACCAGGCTGATAATTTGAcagaattatatttatatgcagGCACTTGACTTAGAGATGATTCCAATTCCTCAGTGTGACAACTGACAGTAACAGCCAGCACACAGAGCTTCAGTATAAAGGGAGATTGAAGGTGTAGCGCTTTAAGTAGCACTTGCACATTGTGTTATCAGTGCCTTATGCCTGGAATGTTTTGAAAGAAGCAGGCATAGTGATTTACTGAAGCAAACTGCACTTCACACCCAGGGTCCCCCTCCTTGACCTCTATCATGCCTTTAGCTGAACATTAAAGTAAATGAAATGGCAAGCAGTTTCCCACTGTTTGCTGTTGAATAATACATTCCATAATACCATAACCTGCCTAACTTCTGGAggtgtatcacacacacatacaattagACTTCACATTTTGGGATTTTCATAGAGTGAAAACAGCTTAAAATCTTaaacatgcaatccatttatatagaTGAATTATTTATGCTTATGTACCTTGCTCAGTGGTACAATAGGGATTGGAACAAGGACTCTAACCTGAAACTCTCTAACTTATCTGCAATTTCAATATTATCCTAGCCATTATGCTATACTGCCAAGATGCTTGCTGTGTCTTTAGTGCTGTTAGTGGAGAAAACAGCGGTGCTCTTCAGTTTATTACTGGCTCTATTCCCAAGAATGGGATGAGGGTGTGGagttacccacaatcccacacaGATGACAGATCAAACAGGCTTCCATTCCATCCACGTGGCAGCTgcatgtgggggtgggtggttgtgACAGGGGCAGCTGCCCCCCCATTACAGGATCAGTGTGTTTGGAAGGTTAGATACCACTCATCGTTTAGGGATTAAAAAGGTACCCCTGTCCACGTGGGCAAATACCACAATTTCTGGCAGAGCATGTGAGGATTCTGCCACTAATCGCTGTAAACTTTCTGTAATCACTCTAGTCTGCCTACTTCTGTCACCTGCTTTTATGCACTGTACTCCGGTAGCGCTCTCACTCACATATAAAGTAACTCCTTGCTCAGATCAACTCCATTGTAATCAATCAACATATATTTAACTTTTGAATGCTCTCGTTTTCATTCGCCTCCCTTGTGCCAAACACTGATATTGTTTATACAATGCATTTAtctatgtttatatatatatatatatatatatatatatacacacacacacacacacacacagcacgtgTATTAGACAGGGGCAcaaatttgcattgttttgccctgaactccagcacattggatttaaaatgaaacaatatgaggtgaaagtgcagactgtctattttaatttctgtgtatttacatccatatcatgaatgtaggaattgcagctcTTTTTTTGGACCCAATTTGCAAGACcgaaagtaattggacaattggctgctcagctgtttcttggccagctctgtgtgttattgcatcattagttcatgcacaaaaaagctactaaaaggtctagagttggtAATATGTGttgaattttcatttgatttcattgctgttgtctctcaacaggAGGACCAAGGAAGTGtcaatgccaataaagcaggGCATCATAGGTTAGAAAAATCAGAATATATTGTTTAGaggcatagccaaaacattggggaTGTGAAAGCCAACTGTTTGGTATTGTTACGTAGCCAGAAAGCACTGGCAATGTTAAAAACTAGAACAATCtgttatggacagatgagatcagtattaacctgtaccaaagtgatggaaagagaaagcTGTGCAGGAAGAAAgaaactgctcatgatccaaagcgcccccccgcccccctcatctgtgatggttagggttagggttagtggcAGCCATTCATGGCTTTGTCAtgaatggctgccactggaactggctcactggTCTTTATTGATCATGTGACTGCTGAGAGCAGCAAGATGTATTTTGAAGTGTACAGAGACGTCTTATTTACTGaaatccaaccaaatgcctcaaaattcattggacagtgcttcaccttgcagcagcaCAATGAGCACAAATATCTTGATAAAGCAATCAAGGAGTTTATCaaggccaaaaagtggaatgttcttgacttgCCAATTCAATCACCCAAACGGAATCCAATTAAACATGTGTTTCATGTGCTGCATTCAggactatatatacacacacacatatattttataattaataatttaaacctAGTTTTGGGCAAGACCATGTGGTGTAGTCCATAAAGCAACCAAATATGAACCCATTTAAGAACCTCCTGTGTGGTCAGGTGTTCGATTTGCAGCCATGactgtttgtgttctgtgttcctaTGTCTATCTGTAAATCTGTCTACTTTCCCTCTGTCTTATTTAAGCGGAAAGCAGTAGTAAGCGCTTCAACAGAACACTAGCCATCCCTGTAGTCAGGCCTCCAGCAGTCAAATCCATGGGTACCTAGTATTTTCTGGCAGATGGGGGGCGTGGCTTTGGTCGTGTCTGGGAGCAAGGTGCAGTCAGGTGCCGTGCTCACTGTAATCTGAATGCCTGCAGCAGCAGATGGCTTCACCGGCACTGCTGGGACCCCTGCAGCTGCACTACATGTCTTTGGCAGAGGGGGCGCTGCTATGTCTGACGGATTCAGTCGCGAGGAGCCTCCTGAGTCCTGTAGCCTGACAAAGAAATCACAGGTCAAGACACGTTAAACAAAGCATTagggcatttttttaaaatcattgcaaAACAACACCCTTTCCTAAATAACATGTTTGAGGGTAAAACAGTAATGATCCTGATTTTCATAAGATCGCTTTAATGTAGTGATTTAGTGAGAACTGGTTTGGGCTATATTTAATTCTACTTTGGTTTTGCTATGCTTTTGCTATGCTTTTATCCTTTGTTTCTCTTATTACGAAAGCTTTTggttttttctgcttttaactTTCTGAGTATTATGAACTGCAAGTATGAAAGGTGCAACACAAATAGAGTGTATCTactattataaataataataataatgtattttaaaaaagcattattattatgacaaaTACACTTTAATTGCGTAGCACCTTTATTATTAAACAGATAGTTAACTCCAAAATACCTTTGCAAGGATTCAGGACAGCTGTGTACATGTCTGAGTGAACTATGGCTGTCGTTTGTCGTTGCCTTGGGAACTGTCACCGCCAGCAGCTTTCCCTGTGGGAGACTTGGGgctgccccgcctcctgccGTGGACGTGGTCACCGCCTTTGCTTCTGATGATGGTGGAGGGGGCGTCATGGTAACCTTTGGTTTTGCCTTCTCTGTATGGAACTGTCCCGGTAGTTTAAAGGATGAAGAGCCCCCAGGGTCTGATCTTCCATCCTTCACTTGTTGCTctgtagctccgcccacacTGGTGCAAGACAGGGTTCCACTGGCACCGCTGccatcatttttttgtgcaccCGTCCTTGTTTGCTGAGGGGGTTCGTGATCCGGCAGCCctgttttgggggggttggTTTTTTGCATTCCCCCCATGGAGTTTAGAGAGGGCGCTGGCTGTGTCAAACAGGGCACTGTGGGATTAAATTTGGGCTTTGACCCTCTGTCTGGTGGGGGACTAAGGGCTTTCTCCACACTCATAGCCTTGTCCTTCCTCACATCATTCTTTAACTGTGCAGGCACACCTGTACAGGAGACAGCACAGTCAGCCCCCAGGCCTACCCATCATCCCGCTGCACTATCCATCAGATTCCTGTGCTGTGGTGATTGCTTCCTGTTTGGTGAATGTATCTGGtgaataatgttttgtttgtggaatgtgaaaTTTGAGCAGGGCACGATATgtccaggatttaaaagtgCACTGGGATACGTGAGCTCTTGGTCGTATTTATAAGTGTTCAGTATTTACCCTTCTGGCGAGTCACACATATATTCTGCTGTTTTAGGGTCTGGTTTCTTTTCTCTGCTGTGTTGACTGTACCCTCCTAAATAGAGTAGAGACAGAGCAGGTAAGCACACTAAACAGGGCTATGTGTAAACACATATCTCTACAGCATTTCTCCTTCATCTGTCTGATCATAGACTATTGCTACCCTTGCTTTTATGACATTCGTATATTGCAATATTCtgatttgtcaaaaaaaagtcatatttggCCTTTCACTCCAGGGTCAATTACTGTATCCACTGCTAAGGGCAGGGGGATACaactggtcctggagggctggtgtgtctGTAGATTTCTAATCAATTCTAATCAATTACGCTGGCTAATTTTTTATAAACAGCTCTTTACACCAACAGGGGTTCACTCCTAAATTGTACCACAGGAAAACCTAACCAAGAATACAGTCTGCATGCATAactgatgatttaaaaaaaatatcagcttAAAGGAATGACTGACCAAATACGTATAATAATTAACAGCAGAAGTTGGCATAAACTCTTGTAGTCAGTCAGAATGATTGTCCCTGGTTGTGGACCCCTGGCTGAGGGTAACAGAAAGGTGTT is a window of Anguilla anguilla isolate fAngAng1 chromosome 13, fAngAng1.pri, whole genome shotgun sequence DNA encoding:
- the mylk2 gene encoding myosin light chain kinase 2, skeletal/cardiac muscle, with translation MCTARASGVPLRGLVALEAKLDSFGHKLDLVLSSSQLPARASGCAFCSTCSLHAAQQEAIVSMLSAQAHRLDSLERLVPGVGSEGGALPTQEGGVTPSQEGRAIPQKPLSLPVQNSCREAKEGTVNTAEKRNQTLKQQNICVTRQKGVPAQLKNDVRKDKAMSVEKALSPPPDRGSKPKFNPTVPCLTQPAPSLNSMGGMQKTNPPKTGLPDHEPPQQTRTGAQKNDGSGASGTLSCTSVGGATEQQVKDGRSDPGGSSSFKLPGQFHTEKAKPKVTMTPPPPSSEAKAVTTSTAGGGAAPSLPQGKLLAVTVPKATTNDSHSSLRHVHSCPESLQRLQDSGGSSRLNPSDIAAPPLPKTCSAAAGVPAVPVKPSAAAGIQITVSTAPDCTLLPDTTKATPPICQKILDDDPPHPAPFPHRVVTVRPSQPHDAYIINTQEILGGGRFGTVHSCTEKTSGLTLAAKIVITRSAKEKASDMSHNEIQVMNQLSHPNIIQLYDAYEVKNQVVLILEFVEGGELFERILDESFPLTELDAMIFVKQICEGIQYMHQMYVLHLDLKPENILCVNRSGHQVKIIDFGLARRYKPREKLRVSFGTPEFLAPEIVNFDFVSFPTDMWTVGVITYMLLSGLSPFMGDDDTQTLNNVLSVNWYFDEEAFEHVSPQAKDFVSNLLIRERSGRLSAAQCLRHSWLHSIHDRARHSNVLLKSQVQLRKYMAKRKWKKNYIAIAAANRFKKISSSGSLTSLAI